AGGTTTTCAAAAAACAAGGGGACCGCTTAGTTTACGATGTAGCTTCTTCATCTATTGCTAAAGGGACCAACACCTTTAATCTTCTAAAACAAACTCCAATGATTTCCAGCATTGATGGAAAGACGCTGAAGATTTTGGGAAAAAATGATGCGGTGATCTACATCAACAATAAGAAAACAAATATGGATTCTGAGGCATTGATTGAAATGCTGAAGTCTACACCATCAGAGGATATCCAGAAAATTGAAGTGATTACCGTTCCGGGAAGTGAATTCCAGGTTGAATCCAAAGAAGGGGTGATTAATATTGTCATGAAAAAAAGCAAGAACAACGGTTACAACGGAACGTTGAAAATGCAGAATGAGCAGGCTTATTACAATAATCCTAATGCAGGAGCTTCTTTTAACTTCAGACAAGGAAAGTGGTCTGGTAATTCAAACTTCAGAACAGGAAGCTGGACAGACAGACAAAGATATACGCTCTCAAACGGAGATCCTACTTTCAAAAATGAATCATTTGGGTTTAATGATGATCCTAATAAAAATTTCGGCGGAGGTTTTAACGTAGATTATGAGATCAATAAAAAACACAGTCTGGGATTCTCTTACAATATGAGATACAATAAAAGTTTCAATTCTGTACTGGATATTACCAACTGGCAAAATGGGGTTTTAAATAACAGAACGGTCAATAATGAAGATGCGCAGACCAGAAATCATTCATTCAATTTAAACTATGAAATGAAAACCGATTCTTTGGGAAGCAGGCTTACCTCAAACGTTTCTTACCTATGGTTCAACAGAGATAAAGTAAGTTTTAATGAGAGTTTTCCTTTAACTAATGATACGATCAACAAGTATTCAGCGCTTCATCAATCAGTACCTCAGATTATTAACAATTATGCCGCAAACATTGACTATCTGAAAAAAACGGCTAAAGGCGCAACATGGTTAATGGGAATCAGCTACAACCATACGAATACAGACAATGATACCCAGCAGGATAAACTGAAAAACGGAGAGTTTATCATAGATCCCAACCAAACCAATCACTTCATCTATAAAGAAAATATACTGGGGATTTATCTGAACTATGAACGTAAACTGACTGAAAAAATCTCAGGAAAAATAGGAGCCCGATATGAAATGACCAGAAGTACCGGAGATATTGTAGACAAAACAGGATTTGAAAGAAATTACAACAACCTTCTGCCTTATCTGAATTTAAATTATGCCATCAATTCTGATCATAATTTGAGCTATACATTTTCCAGCAGAATCAGAAGACCGAGATTCTGGGAGCTGAATCCTTCGAGA
This genomic window from Chryseobacterium viscerum contains:
- a CDS encoding outer membrane beta-barrel family protein — translated: MKTQILIAALFFGGLVTAQQKKDSLKVNAIDAVNIKKQVFKKQGDRLVYDVASSSIAKGTNTFNLLKQTPMISSIDGKTLKILGKNDAVIYINNKKTNMDSEALIEMLKSTPSEDIQKIEVITVPGSEFQVESKEGVINIVMKKSKNNGYNGTLKMQNEQAYYNNPNAGASFNFRQGKWSGNSNFRTGSWTDRQRYTLSNGDPTFKNESFGFNDDPNKNFGGGFNVDYEINKKHSLGFSYNMRYNKSFNSVLDITNWQNGVLNNRTVNNEDAQTRNHSFNLNYEMKTDSLGSRLTSNVSYLWFNRDKVSFNESFPLTNDTINKYSALHQSVPQIINNYAANIDYLKKTAKGATWLMGISYNHTNTDNDTQQDKLKNGEFIIDPNQTNHFIYKENILGIYLNYERKLTEKISGKIGARYEMTRSTGDIVDKTGFERNYNNLLPYLNLNYAINSDHNLSYTFSSRIRRPRFWELNPSRTYFTPTNYTQNNPFILASKYYNQELNYMYKNAFYANLSFNMVEDAAASDLLPLQGTVTAPKKDSQGKIIKDIKGNPIMETTRFLRYIRTNYGKNREIALTLGMNKSWFKDIWTTNYSVNLGYVTYTGGVWEDPTSMPAPGETEVVDPYIIDVKNYNMSVTINNIIRLSSKKDWFLGVNYFFASQTAMEGGMIGARQSFDFSLKKIVGDWTIVAEVSDLFNQSFYRVRGVQPNGKYNNITNFNYPRLMSIGVTYNFGNQKLKKAREMKSANDAVKSRT